In Odontesthes bonariensis isolate fOdoBon6 chromosome 9, fOdoBon6.hap1, whole genome shotgun sequence, the following proteins share a genomic window:
- the olfcr1 gene encoding olfactory receptor CR1, with the protein MYRVSWFITLWTCCAPPLLFVGLLGRQMGLRVGLQMAQAVNCSQWGTPSDKGLFEDGDVIFGGLFSLHYSPPDKGHHFTQLPDNRPCTGLQNLPLQYIYAMVFALEEINHSSTLLPGLKLGYHIHDSCALPAWALQAALSLVGGDTSTCKTAAGYEEEIRQKRGDQPVPLIIGGSSSITAQILSRILGTLSVPLVSYTASCPCLSDKRQYPNFFRTMASDIYQARAIAQLAINNKWTWIGAVIANNDYGHMAVKVFQEGIQGRGVCLAFIETLQRENIERDARRAAITIQASTAKVILIFTWYTDVMELFLQLAKINVTDRQFLASEAWSTSVDLLQNAVSHKVASGVLGVAIRSSAVPGFENYVRNLNPSLRPGDEFLREFWEKEFGCSPVETPLSSNNKSSQDRSLHKASLPTCKGTETLEGVHNLFTDTSQLRVTYNVYLAVYAAAHALHSLLSCPDRDSPPGNNISICSFPKQIKPFELMQHLSKVNFTTPQGEQFYFQGADITAKYDLVNWQSTPERQLKLVLIGRVDGFDIHLNESAIEWSTGSDQVPVSVCTESCPPGTRMANRKGEPICCFDCIPCADGEISNRTGSAYCERCPPEFWSNSERTACIPRELDFLSFNETLGITLTAVAVSGATVTTAVFVVFLRYRQTPVVRANNSELSFLLLLSLKLCFLCALVFIGRPSVWSCRFQQAAFGISFVLCVSCLQVKTIVVLAAFRSARPGAEALMRWFGPGQQRGSVCFFTCLQVIICIIWLSLSPPTPKPDLDIPGLRVTLKCAMASVVGFSLVLGYIGLLGCTSLLLAFLARKLPDNFNEAKLITFSMLIFCAVWVAFVPAYVSSPGKYAVAVEIFAILASSYGLLCCIFAPKVFIILLRPEKNTKKHLMAR; encoded by the exons ATGTATCGGGTATCCTGGTTCATCACTCTGTGGACATGTTGTGCTCCACCCCTGCTCTTTGTGGGGCTTTTGGGCAGACAGATGGGACTCAGAGTGGGTTTACAGATGGCTCAGGCGGTGAATTGTTCTCAGTGGGGTACACCCAGTGACAAGGGTTTGTTTGAGGATGGGGATGTAATCTTTGGTGGGCTCTTTAGCCTTCATTACTCTCCtccagataaaggccaccacTTCACCCAGCTACCAGATAACAGACCTTGCACCGG TTTGCAAAATCTGCCATTACAATACATCTATGCTATGGTGTTTGCTCTGGAGGAAATCAATCATAGTTCAACCTTGCTACCAGGTTTGAAGCTGGGCTATCATATTCATGATAGCTGCGCCCTCCCTGCTTGGGCTCTGCAGGCAGCACTGTCATTGGTTGGTGGAGACACCTCTACCTGTAAAACAGCAGCTGGATATGAAGAGGAAATAAGACAGAAGAGAG GTGATCAGCCTGTTCCATTGATCATTGGTGGTTCCTCATCTATAACAGCCCAGATACTCTCCAGAATCCTTGGGACACTTTCTGTTCCTTTG GTGAGCTACACAGCTAGCTGCCCCTGTCTAAGTGACAAGCGACAATATCCTAACTTCTTCAGGACAATGGCTAGTGATATCTATCAAGCAAGGGCTATTGCCCAGCTTGCCATAAACAACAAGTGGACCTGGATTGGAGCAGTGATTGCAAATAATGATTATGGCCATATGGCAGTGAAG GTATTTCAGGAAGGGATTCAGGGGAGAGGGGTGTGTCTGGCATTTATAGAAACTCTCCAGAGGGAAAATATTGAGAGAGATGCCAGACGAGCAGCAATCACAATTCAGGCCTCGACTGCAAAGGTGATTTTAATCTTCACCTGGTACACAGATGTGATGGAACTATTCCTGCAACTAGCCAAGATAAAT GTGACTGACAGACAGTTTCTGGCCAGCGAGGCTTGGAGCACCAGTGTTGATCTTCTCCAAAATGCTGTCTCACACAAAGTGGCAAGTGGTGTTCTTGGTGTGGCCATTCGAAGTTCAGCTGTGCCTGGATTTGAAAATTATGTCAGAAATCTGAATCCGTCTCTTCGCCCTGGTGATGAGTTCTTAAGGGAATTTTGGGAAAAGGAGTTTGGTTGCAGTCCTGTGGAAACTCCTCTTTCTTCCAATAACAAATCATCACAAGACAGGTCCCTTCATAAAGCTTCTCTTCCAACTTGCAAAGGCACAGAGACTCTGGAGGGAGTTCATAATCTCTTTACTGACACCTCCCAGCTACGGGTGACATATAATGTCTACCTTGCAGTTTATGCTGCAGCCCATGCCCTTCACAGCCTTCTCTCCTGCCCTGACAGAGACAGCCCTCCTGGAAACAACATCTCCATCTGCTCCTTTCCAAAACAAATCAAACCCTTCGAG CTGATGCAGCACCTGAGCAAAGTGAACTTCACTACACCACAGGGTGAACAGTTCTATTTCCAAGGGGCCGACATTACAGCAAAGTATGACCTCGTAAACTGGCAGAGCACCCCAGAGCGACAGcttaaacttgttttgattggTCGTGTGGACGGGTTTGACATCCACCTCAATGAGTCTGCTATTGAGTGGAGCACAGGATCCGATCAG GTGCCTGTTTCAGTTTGCACTGAAAGCTGCCCCCCTGGTACGCGGATGGCTAACAGAAAAGGGGAACCTATCTGCTGTTTTGACTGCATCCCATGTGCTGATGGGGAGATTAGCAATAGAACTG GTTCGGCTTACTGTGAGCGATGTCCTCCTGAGTTTTGGTCCAATTCTGAACGAACCGCTTGCATTCCTCGCGAACTGGACTTCCTTTCCTTTAATGAAACTTTGGGCATTACCCTCACAGCAGTTGCTGTTTCCGGTGCCACAGTGACAACAGCTGTGTTTGTGGTTTTCCTTCGCTACCGTCAAACACCTGTG GTACGTGCCAACAATTCGGAGCTGAGCTTCCTGCTTCTCCTGTCGCTGAAACTCTGTTTCCTGTGCGCACTGGTGTTCATCGGTCGTCCATCAGTCTGGTCTTGTAGATTCCAGCAGGCAGCTTTTGGCATCAGCTTTGTACTTTGTGTGTCCTGCCTTCAAGTCAAAACCATTGTGGTTTTGGCAGCGTTCCGCTCCGCTCGGCCTGGAGCTGAGGCTTTGATGAGGTGGTTCGGTCCAGGACAGCAGAGGGGAAGTGTCTGCTTCTTCACCTGTTTACAG GTTATCATATGTATTATTTGGCTATCACTGAGCCCTCCGACGCCTAAACCTGACCTGGATATCCCGGGGTTAAGGGTTACCCTGAAGTGTGCCATGGCCTCTGTGGTGGGTTTCTCTCTCGTACTGGGTTACATTGGTCTGCTCGGCTGTACCAGTCTTTTGTTGGCATTTCTTGCCAGGAAACTCCCTGACAACTTCAATGAGGCCAAACTGATCACCTTCAGCATGCTGATCTTCTGCGCTGTCTGGGTGGCTTTTGTTCCTGCATATGTTAGTTCTCCTGGAAAATATGCAGTAGCTGTGGAGATTTTTGCCATCCTCGCATCGAGCTACGGTTTACTGTGCTGCATCTTTGCTCCGAAGGTTTTCATCATTCTTCTGAGGCCAGAGAAAAACACTAAGAAACATCTGATGGCCAGGTAG
- the LOC142389048 gene encoding extracellular calcium-sensing receptor-like, which yields MHKAGDVVLGGLFQVHFFSVFPDLSFTSEPQQLACHSFDVLGLRQAQTMAFAIDEINRNSKLLPSVTLGYSLYDNCLTLGVGFRAALALVSSQEEQITLNETCIGRPPVLGIVGDSSSTRSVAISTVLGLYRVPMVSYFATCSCLSDRQKYPSFFRTIPSDAFQVRAMIQILKRFGWTWAGLLVSDDDYGLHAARSFQSDLSLFGGGCLAYLEVLPWDKDFTELKRIVDVMKKSTARVVVVFAHESQILNLMEEVMRQNMTGLQWMASEAWTAAAVLQTPHLMPYLGGTLGIAIRRGEIPGLRDFLLQTRPDPHHNNSKGNNMVNQFWEFTFQCKFAPPPPGWVEAGGALCTGGEDLESVKTEFLDVSNLRPEYNVYKAVYALAYALDNMLQCEPGRGPFSDHSCANLQTLELWQLVHYLEKVNFTTVFGDEVSFDENGDALPIYDVMNWLWLPDGRTKVQNVGEVKMSAFKGEELTLDEDQIFWNFESKKPPRSVCSESCPPGTRMVRKKGEPECCFDCIPCSEGKISNKTDSLECVSCPEDFWSSPQRDHCVPKTTEFLSYQEPLGICLTAASLLGTCICAVVLGIFTYHRRTPIVRANNSELSFQLLLSLKLCFLCSLLFIGRPRLWTCQLRHAAFGISFVLCISCILVKTMVVLAVFKASKPGGGASLKWFGVSQQRGTVFVLTSVQAAICTAWLVSSSPAPHKNTQYHNGKIVYECIIGSTTGFAVLLGYIGLLAILSFFLAFLARNLPDNFNEAKLITFSMLIFCAVWVAFVPAYISSPGKYADAVEVFAILASSFGLLFALFGPKCYIILLRPERNTKKAIMGRGM from the exons ATGCACAAAGCCGGAGATGTGGTTTTAGGAGGGCTGTTTCAGGTCcacttcttttctgtcttccCTGACCTGTCTTTTACCTCAGAGCCCCAACAGCTTGCCTGCCATAG TTTTGATGTTCTAGGCCTTAGGCAGGCTCAGACCATGGCCTTTGCTATTGATGAGATCAACAGAAACTCCAAACTGCTTCCCAGTGTGACTCTGGGGTACAGTCTGTATGATAACTGTCTCACACTTGGAGTTGGATTCCGTGCAGCGTTGGCATTAGTCAGTAGTCAAGAGGAGCAAATTACATTAAATGAGACTTGTATAGGACGCCCTCCAGTTCTGGGGATTGTGGGTGATTCTTCCTCCACACGCTCTGTCGCAATCTCCACTGTCTTAGGTTTGTACAGAGTACCTATG GTGAGTTATTTTGCCACATGTTCCTGCCTGAGTGACAGGCAGAAGTATCCGTCCTTCTTTAGAACGATCCCAAGTGATGCTTTCCAG GTGCGTGCTATGATTCAGATTCTAAAACGCTTCGGCTGGACTTGGGCAGGTCTGCTGGTCAGTGACGATGATTACGGACTCCACGCTGCCCGATCCTTCCAGTCTGACCTGAGTCTGTTTGGTGGAGGTTGCCTTGCATACTTAGAGGTTTTGCCTTGGGATAAAGACTTCACTGAACTGAAGAGGATTGTGGATGTGATGAAGAAATCCACAGCTCGTGTGGTCGTTGTGTTTGCACATGAGAGTCAGATCCTTAATCTCATGGAAGAG GTGATGAGACAGAATATGACAGGCCTGCAGTGGATGGCCAGTGAAGCCTGGACAGCAGCCGCTGTGCTCCAGACCCCTCACCTCATGCCATACCTGGGTGGCACATTGGGTATTGCTATTCGTCGAGGGGAAATACCAGGGCTCAGGGATTTCCTGTTACAAACACGTCCTGACCCACATCACAACAACAGCAAAGGAAATAACATG GTAAACCAGTTTTGGGAATTCACATTTCAGTGTAAATTTGCACCACCTCCaccaggctgggtggaggctgGAGGTGCACTATGTACTGGAGGGGAAGACCTAGAAAGTGTGAAAACTGAGTTTTTGGATGTTTCTAACCTCAGGCCTGAGTACAATGTGTACAAGGCTGTGTATGCACTGGCTTATGCGCTTGATAATATGCTGCAGTGTGAGCCAGGCAGAGGGCCTTTCAGTGATCACAGCTGTGCCAATTTGCAAACTCTGGAGCTATGGCAG CTTGTGCATTACCTGGAAAAGGTCAATTTCACCACAGTTTTTGGCGATGAAGTTTCATTTGATGAGAATGGTGATGCATTGCCAATATATGATGTTATGAATTGGCTGTGGCTTCCTGATGGAAGGACAAAAGTTCAGAATGTGGGAGAGGTGAAAATGTCAGCGTTTAAAGGTGAAGAACTCACACTTGATGAAGACCAAATCTTCTGGAACTTTGAATCAAAAAAG CCACCACGCTCAGTGTGCAGTGAGAGCTGTCCTCCAGGTACTCGCATGGTGAGAAAGAAGGGGGAGCCTGAGTGCTGTTTTGACTGTATCCCTTGTTCCGAGGGAAAGATCAGTAACAAGACCG ATTCTTTGGAGTGCGTTAGTTGTCCAGAGGACTTCTGGTCGAGTCCCCAGCGTGACCACTGTGTCCCCAAAACTACAGAGTTCCTCTCCTATCAGGAGCCTCTGGGCATCTGCTTGACCGCTGCCTCACTGCTGGGCACATGTATCTGTGCTGTTGTCCTGGGCATCTTCACTTATCACCGCAGAACACCTATAGTACGAGCCAACAATTCAGAACTCAGCTTCCAGCTACTGCTGTCACTTAAACTTTGCTTCCTGTGTTCACTGCTGTTCATTGGACGACCCAGACTGTGGACATGCCAGCTGAGACATGCAGCATTTGGGATCAGCTTTGTGCTTTGTATCTCATGCATCCTGGTTAAAACCATGGTGGTTTTGGCTGTGTTCAAAGCCTCCAAGCCAGGAGGGGGAGCCAGCCTCAAGTGGTTTGGGGTTTCACAGCAGAGAGGAACGGTTTTCGTTCTAACCTCAGTTCAGGCAGCAATCTGCACTGCTTGGCTCGTCTCTTCCTCACCAGCTCCACATAAAAATACCCAATACCACAATGGCAAGATAGTTTATGAATGCATAATTGGGTCCACAACTGGTTTTGCAGTGTTACTTGGATACATTGGCCTACTAGCCatcctcagttttttcttggcATTCCTGGCAAGGAATCTTCCAGACAACTTCAATGAAGCCAAACTCATCACTTTCAGCATGCTGATCTTCTGTGCTGTGTGGGTGGCCTTCGTTCCTGCTTATATCAGCTCACCGGGAAAATATGCAGATGCAGTGGAGGTATTTGCCATCTTGGCCTCCAGTTTTGGTCTCTTGTTTGCGCTGTTTGGACCCAAATGTTACATAATTCTGCTGAGACCTGAGAGGAACACCAAAAAAGCTATAATGGGTCGAGGCATGTAG